In Williamwhitmania taraxaci, the genomic window CACCACGCTGTCGCGCGGGATAGGCACGGCCACGGCTACGGGGTAGGGTATGCTATCACCGGGCAGCGTAACCGTTTTGGTTACGGTCACCGGGTAGGGGGCTGGGGTTGGCTTTAGCTTCCAACCCGCAAGTACCCCGGCAAGGAGCACCACAAGGGCTAACAACCAGCGCCACTTCATACGCTCGCGTCCACCTTAGTTAGCTGTGCCAGGAATGCTGTAGCAATACCGGTAATGGCGAAGGCCTTTATGAACCATGCTGGGACAAAAGAGACCATCTCAACCGGTAGCTGGCTGTAGAATACGGCCGCTGCGGTAGATGCTCCCGAAATGGCCAGCGACACATTTCGGACACGCCGAAATAGTAGAGGGGTTTTGGCTCTAAAGCGTTGAACTATCTTTTTCATGGTGTGACGGTTTTAAATACTAGTTTTAGCAATATCGTAGAAGGCCATACGGTCGACAAGCCCGTTATACCCACCATTAATCCTTTTGGTGATGGCCCTAATATCGTCCTTGTCGGCTAGGGCATTTAGCCCGTGTGATTGCCAAAACCATGCAGCGGATTTTACAGCGTTATCCGGAAGCTCAAGCAGCTCGGGATTATCCAGCAGGCGCCTATCGCCAAACAGGGCTAGGCTGCACTTTTCGTAGTTGGCGCGACCGGTGATTTGGATAAGCCCCCGGCCCTTGAATTTCACCCCATCGCCAGCGTTTACGTTTCCTAAGTCCTTGCGCCCCTCGTAGGCATTACCGCTTGCAATCTCGCGAACGTATTGAAACGAGCCGCTTTCGTGCGCCAGCTGAGCGATAAAGTGCCTTATTCGGAGCGGGGTACTAATCTCAAAGTTCGCCATAAATAGGTTTAGCGAAGAGACGTATTGGGCAACCGTGATCAAACGGGTCCTGGGACAAATACTTTTTAAAATTTCCTTTGTTATCATTTCACTCAAATGTTAGGTTAAACTCGCCGGTGCTGGTTATGCTAAAGCCGTTGGCCTTATAGCCATCAGCCTTTAGGTTAACGGTAATCTCGCGCTTGATCGACTCCAGGCTTACACTCTGCTTTTTGAGGTAGTTTACGACGCCAACACCCAATGCTGGAAACTCCTTAAACTCGCCCTTGCTTGCGGATATAATGGCATCCACGTGCTGTTCATTGCTATCGCCAACCAGAAGGCTGCCATTTCCAATAAGCAGATCACCATCTTCACCAATCAGTATTCCGTTGCGCTTCATTAGTGTTTTACCTTTTCGTTTTCGATCCTCGAAAAATCTTCCTTATCGATAAGTGTATTCAGGGATGCTACAATGGTTTGCTGCAAGGCTATACCTCCATCCTGGGCAATGGGAACTCCGCTGGTTATTGCGCTGATAATACCATCAACGCGGGCGGTTAGTTTATCCAGCTGAGTCTTTAATTCCATAGGCTTAACCATACCGCCAAGAAGTCCATCATTAAAGACAAAGCCATCAATGGTCCACTCAACCTTTATCCCGCCTATTTTTCCGCTTACCTCCTCAATATCGGTAGAGGCGAGTATGTAAGTATCGGTTTTGTCGTTTTCAACCATTACGCACAGCACCTTGCTGCCAATCTTGGGGTAGATGGTAATCACTTCGTCACCTGCCTCCAAAAAAGCATTGAGCCTGACCGCGAACAATTCTGTTTTCCCATCCCGCTCTACATCGCAGGTTCTGGCGGAGCGATCAACCGCCAAAACCACACCCTCGGTAACCAATACCGGAATGGAGCTGCTTACAGCCTTTCGTATTGCTGAGGCTATTACCGCTTCTATGCTCATACCTTATAGCTTAACGTGTTTTCGCGCTCAAAACCCTGCGTTAAATCGTAGGTGATCTTTACCGAATCAACGAGGTAGTTGCCTTGCCTATCCGGTTCCTCGGTATCGACGATTTGAATTGTATCTCCCGCGTGTGTTCTGGGTGTACCGAATCCAGAAATAGTGCCACTATAGCCATCGAAGCAAAGCTGCTGTAGCTTGGCATCCGCAAACTTTTTCAACTCGTCAAGGGTCGCTCCAGGAATCTTTATTTCGAAAAGGCTCGAATCATGCTCCTTACTCCCGGTCTCATACATAATAGGCTTCTTTCCGTTGCGCAAGTTGGAGGTTGCCCTCACGTGCACCTTTACGTCATCGGCCCTATGGTATTTGAGGGAGTTATTCTTTACCGTTGGCGTGTAGAAGGTGTAGGTGTGTGTCTTTTCAGACATGCCAACCTTAAATGGCCATAGGCAAGTAAGTGTTCCATCGGTTAGGCTGGTGTAAAACCCGTATTGCTCCTGGAGCGAAATCAATACTCGGAATGTTGACGCATTCTCAATTTCAAACTGGCCCAGGTTAACCTCCGGACAAACAATTTTCAGCCCTGGAGCAACGAACTGGAGTAGTTCCTTGAGCGTTATTGTTTTCCACGCCTTTTTAAAGGTATTGCGCTTAAAGGGATAAAACTCATCATCCACGTGGAGCACCAGCGGAGCACCGCTCTCTATTTCCTGCAGGTAGCCCTTGAATTCTTGCTGCGGATCGCCATCATACCCAAGCCAGATGCTCACCTGATCGCCGGACTTAAGCAGATCAAGGATACTTTTGTCCCTAAACTTGCTGTAGTTGCGCGGCAAGGTAAGGGTTGCCTTATTTCCAAGGGTTTTTACGCTTTCTTCAATCTCAACCTTATTCACGGAGTTGAACTCAAGGTATTTTGCGTCCGTTCCTATTCTCACCCTGCAGCATGGCTCCCTATACATAGCCCACCGCGGTAAAGTTTACCGGTTGCGTTGAAATGGCCGATACGGTAAACTTTACCGTATCGGCAAACCCTTCAACAAACGATATCTCAAAATCAGCATCAAAAAAAACATCGGTGATGCCTAAATCAAGGAACAGCTGCCCCTCTGCTTGGTAGGTTCCCCATTCGCTAAACATTTGGTTTAACTTGCTTACCAGCTGCTGAGGGTATTGGTGATCGGAAAGATCAATCAGTATCCCCTGTAGCTTAATCGACCAAGGCTTTAACCCGAAATGCTCAATTACTTCGGTTTCGCTTCGGTCAATGGCCGTGCGAACAACATTTTTGCTCCGGCTAAAGGTTACCATTGGTGGTGGGGCTAAACAGCAGCCGTCCTGACCATAAAAAATGTTGGATGCATTTAGGCTGTAGGAGCCAAAACCATAGGTGTTTCCGCTCTTATTGTTGGTGAATAGCATATCCGCAAAGCTGGCATCCCCTGCTGAAAATAGCTGAGTTTCCTCATCGCCGCTTCCTGCTATGGTGGGTCTACTGATCAACGGTATGGGGTAAAGTTTACCCCAAAGTCGGTTGGCTGCAATCATGGCTACGTTGGCTGCCACATAGCCAAAGCTGTGCTGATAGCGTGCAATAATGCTGTTTAGGTTAACTTGTCCCATCTGTTTGTCTTAACTCCGAGTAATCCAACTTCAGCTAGGTATTCTACCTGCCTATACTTCTCCATCCAGGCATCATCATCCAACTCTTCAGGAAAGGGTATGTGCAGATAGAAACTTATCAGCGCATTACCCTTTCTTATGTAGTTGGCATTTTGCCTTGTAAGGCTATCCCCATCGTCCACCAAGTCAATGGGTGGATAGCCTTTTACAAGTTTTTTATGATCGCGCTCCTAATCGGTAAAAGTTTGGTCACGGCATCCACCGCGGCGAAGTAAAGCCCATCGTTGGCCTTAATCTCCTCCTTGCTGGTGAGTATGCAGGCGTTAATCAGGATATCCTTTGCCTTGTCCGGGCTTCGATCAATCCATTTTTCGAACTCTGCAACCGTTTTTCGATCTGGAACGCGGCAGATTACATTCAGAAAATCGGTAGCGTCATCGTCTTTGGGAAGACCGGCCATTTTTACCTTATCGTCTCCGTAGCGCTCTTTCCATGCGGCTACCTGCTCCGGTGTTACACCATCAGGTAGAATTACTTTTCCTTCTTTACTCACTATTTAAATGGTATTTAAACGTTATTGTAATCAATGTCCAGCACAAACAGCGTGAACTGTTTTTTAAGGTCCATATCCCCACCAACATCCCTGCCTTGGCTTTGAAATTTCACCAAAAGGGTATCGTTCACGATGTCGTTATCGTCGTTCACGTAGGTTACGTTAATGTGGAATGGTTTAATGGATAGGATAGCTCCGCCAACCGCCTTTTCCAAAATACTGATGGAGACCAGCCGAAGGGTAATGGTTGCGGTATTGCTTATCTTCCCCATGGAGTAGCTCGTCATTTTATTAGAGCCCAGGCTATGGTTGGCTTGATGCTCCTGATCGGTGGCGTAGGTAAACTCTGTTACCTCGTAATCAATGCGACCGAAAATGGCAATGTAAACATCACCGCTATCGTACGCCCTGCCATTTCTCTTTATCAACGACATTACAGCGTGGTTTTGAGGTTTATGGTTCCTTTAATTTTCTCGATAGAGGCGGTTGGAACAAGCTCAAAGGATACCAGGAGAGCTTTATCACCGGAGAGCAGCTGGGAGTTTGGATCAACAATGGTTTTTCCATCGCTAATCTCTCCCGCATTGGCCATGTTATTGAAGGCCTCATTGCCCAACCCTTCGAAATACTTGATAATTCCGGTAGGCAGAAGCCCAGTTGAACTATCTATCGGAACGGTGGACTTAACCTTTGGCAGCAGCTTCTTGCGTAGCAACCGTGCAGCCTTGTTCAGGGATGCCCCTTGCCCAATCGTTGCCACGGAGATGTAGCCGTCATCGTCTACCAGGATAGGAGCGCAAACAGGATCCCCGCTCCATCGGTAACCGGAAATCCCGGTATAGGCAATAGCGAAAATGTAACCCTTTGCATCAAAATCGCTAAGGTCAGCATCCATCTCCTCGATGGTTTTGTGGTTGCTAAGCCCTGCCGAGAGCCAGCGATTTTTAGTTGCGCTGCTAATATCAAGGCTTTCTACCTCGCCAACGCTTCGGTTAACGCCCACCAGAGCCTTTGTGCCCAGCAGCGTTCCCACGTCCGCAAATTTCTGCCCAGCACCGGTAAGGGTGGCTGCGTAGCCATAATCCTGACCTATACAAACGCTAATATGCGTTCCTATCAAGGCTGCCGCTCCGTTAGTAATGCTGCGCAGATCGAGTGCCGCTGCACCAACAGCATTAAGGCCTCTGCCTTCGAGGAAGACATTAACCGGCCTATCGGTATTCCAGCTCCAGTCGTGGAGCGCTTGTGCCGGAGCAAGGGCCTCCCGAACAACCGATTCCAACCCATCAACGTAGGTAGGAACATAGGCCGCGGCAGGGTTGTGGGCAACACCGATGTAGAAAATGGAGCCCTTTGAGGCAATAATAAGCGCTTGGCCATACGCCTCAATAGTTTCCTTCATGGTCTTGGCTGCCGGGGCTACCAAGAGATACAGCTTTGTTCCTTCGCCAGCCATACGGTAGAACTCCGAAATGTGGCGGTAAACTTGCACGGCATTCGCGGTATCGTAGGCCTGCGTAATGCCTAATCCCTCCGCATCCTTCACCTTGGTGAGGGGGTAAACCGTTCCGTTAACCACGCCGGAAATACCCTCCGAGGCCACAACTTCAGGACCGTTAACCAGCAACCCACAGATATTATCCTCCAGGTCGCTTGCGCTAACGCCTACGGTTCCCTTGCTTAGTTCGAATCCCCTGATGCTCATTATTCAGCAGTATTAGCGACAGCAATCAGCTCAGCCCGATTTACCGTCTTGATATTTTCCTTCTTTGTTTCCGAAAGATGGGCAAGGTTCTCAACGGTGAAATACTCCCCCTTGCTATTCTTAAATAGGGTTTTCACCTTTAGCTTATCCATCATCTCCAGCTCTTGCTTTGCTGCTGCCCTTTTTTGAGCAGAATAAGATTCGGTAGCCGAAGCGGCTGATTCCTCACCGGCTTTATTCCCGGTGCCTTTACCTTCAGCGGCCTTTTCATCCGCTTTCCCCTTCCCTTTATCTGCAGGAGGTGTGTTAGCCTTATCCTTGCCTTCTTTTTTGGGTGGAATGTTGGTTTCTTTCGTTCCCTCCTCACCGTTATCGGTCGGAGGCGTTGCACCTTGATTGGTTTCTCCACCTGTTTTTGTGGTAGTACCGTTGTCTTTTTCTTCTGGATTCATTACCTGAATTATTTGAGAAGATTAATAATGATCGATATTACAATAGAAGCCACCCCCCACGCAGCCGCAATTACCTTCATGTGCGTTTCCACTTTGGTAACTCGAACGAGCAGATCTATGTAATCCGCCTTTTGCTTATCGTCGTTTTTTATCATGCTATCCACCTTATCTGAAAGGAGGATGAGCAGCTCCCGCTGGGAGAGCTTGCTCTTATCTATGATATCGTCCGGGGCAGGGGTCTGACTCATTTATTGCTACACGTTTGCAGAAATAATTGCACCACGAGCCTCTTCCCTTGTTGGCATTACTATGTAGTAGTTGCGAAAGTTTACAAGGTTTCGTTGGTTTTGTGGATCAGTTGACGCGGCAGAGTAATACATTTTTGTCCATCCACTTGCCTTGGCCGCTCTATCCAAAGAGAAGAATACAGATGCCCGGCGGTCTGTCGCTGCAGGGACGGCGCCAAATGAAAGCTTAACCTTCGTTGTTGGGTTGTAGTAAGGGTTGGCCACGTAACTGTAGAAGTCAAATCCTAGCTGGCTAAACGGTTTACCATTTGCAGCGTTGAAAAATTGATCCTTAAACTTCTGGTCAAGCAGCAATAGGTCATTAACGTGATCGTTGCACAACACCAACCTACGGCCCAAATCGTTTACCTCCAAATCGTCGAGTTTTCGCTTAAGCATCACAAGGTCATCCCATATTAATCGCTTGCGACCAGTACCATCATTAGGGCCGGTAGTTAGTAAAACTGGCATTGCTGCTGTATTTCCCGACGGAGACAGCGCGTGGATTGCCTTTTTAAACTTATTCTTAGCCATTGCCTTCGCGTGCTTATTCTTTACCGTCGAAATCTTGTCGTAAGAAAGGGCATACAGCTCATCGTCAGTGATTGGGGTTACCTTGGTAACATACTTGTCAAGCGAGATTGTAATGTCTTCCTCGCCGAGCTCTTGAACGGGTATTGGATACGTGGTGTTATTAATTAAGACGTCAGGTTCCACGCCCATATATACCATGTGAATTACCTGGGCCTCATCGCCTGCGTTGGACACATACTGGCTGAAGTCTTCAATGCCATCCAAGAAGGTGGCAACCTCAGAAGTGCTAAGCGCTTCCTTAACGGCCTTGGTCCACACCTCCTTGAATACCGTAGCCGGCAATACTCCGGCAATACCGGAAGGGAATAGGGATAAAAAGCCGCCTACCCCCATGACGTGGATAGGATTTACGCCGAACATCGGCGCCGCTGCACCTGCTGATACTATGATTAGCAGGGAGCCAACTAAACTGAAAAAAAACTTCCTCATACTTTTTTTAAGATTAAATTTCTGGTTCAACCCCAAATTCTTCGCGGTATAGCGCCTTGAAGGTTTTTGGGTCTTTTGTGGTCATCTCTTCCAGTGCTCGAGGAGCCTTGGATTGGTAGTCATTCCACGTCCAACCCTTTCGGTCTAGCGCTTGTGCGGAGGGTCCACCCTGGTGCAGCTGCGATGTAATTGGCTGGTATGCCTTAATATCACCCAGAACTGCATTTAACTCTTCGATTCCAAGCTTTTCACCCCTAGCAACGTAGCTGGCACGCTGCTCTGTGGTGATCTTCTTTTCCTCAATGGCCTTGTCTACTGAGGCCTCAATAGCCTTGGTGGTAACGGCCTTGGCGGTATCGTTACCCGCCTTAATCTTGGCATCGATAGCGGCCAACACCTCCTCGTCGGTGCTCTGAGCCGTAACGCCAGTAAGCGCGTAGCGCTTGATCAAATCTTCCTTGTTCATCTTATTTTTGGGTATTTGGTGTTCCGTAGTAAGGGCGGCCGTGTAGCGATCGTAAACCGCCTGCGCTCCCAGCTGTGAGGCCTCGTCCGAATTCAGCGCTGGAATGTTTGCTACTTTTGCGCTAAACTTATCATCGGCAAGCTTCCAGGCAATGGCCTCGTCCGCATCAAACCAGTGGTCTGTTCCATCAAATAATGCGTCAACCTCTTCCGCTGGCCTTCCCGTTCGCGTCAGTACCTTCTGCTTAAAGTTTTTCTCCATAGAGGTAAGCAGCTTGGCCCCTTGAATTAAAACTTTGGCCGTTCCGTAACTTCCGCCTTGCGGGCAGTGGATCATTATAAAACCATTCTCTGCAATGTGAATTCGAACGCCAGCCATAATTATGACCGATCCCATGGAGGCCGCTACGCCATCAATGTATATATCCACTTCACCCTTAAAGCCGGCAATAAAGTTGTAGATCAGGTTTCCATCAAAAACGGTTCCCCCGTAGGTGTGAATGCGAAAATCAAGCTTTGAGTAGCCGGCCATAGAAACATCCTCCAGCGCTGCCGAAACATTTCGGTAGTCGAGGTAATACCCGCCTACAAAACCATAAACCGTGATAACTGCTTTCTGAGATAGTTTTTCGACCTTAAACATGCATCGTTGCGTTGGTATGATGCTGCAAGATTAAGCCGTCCAAATCCCAATTACAAGCCGTTGTGCAACGGTTGCAACGATTTGTGCAACCGTTGCACAACTCTTCGGTTTTCGGAGAATCGTGAGCGACTTTTGCCACAAATGACACCTATGGCAAAAAAGACAGCAGGTAAGAAGGAGTGGACAAAAAAGGAGCTCGAGCGCATTCGGTCGCTCATGGAGGACCTCTACATCAATAAAAGCTACAGCCTAGCGCAACTCATCGGCGAGTGGGATGTTTCGGCCCAAACGCTCGCAAAGTGGAAAAAGGGCAAGCCGGGAGAGAAGACCTGGGACGAGCGCAAGGCCTTCAACGATCTTACGCCGATTAAGCTGCGGGAGGTTTTGCTAGAGGAAGCCCTAAACATTGCCGGTGGCCACGAGCCAAAGCTAAAGGCCGATGCGCTCAGCAAGGTAATGGCAGCCATCGACAAGCTGGACGGCACGGTAAACCCGCGCGTGATCAGCTCGGCCCTTATGTCATTCAACAACTGGCTGGTGGATATTGACCCGGCAAAGGCCAACGAATTCACCAAGTTTCAGCGCATGTACCTTCAGCACTACATTAGCACCTTTCAGTAATGGCTACGGATAAGTACCAAAAGATAATAGCGGATTTCGACACGCACTGCCAGCGCATTGCGAAAGCGACCGAGCTGAAGTATGGCGAATCCGAAAAGCAGAAGATGGAGCGGATCGCCTCGCTGGAATCGGATTACATCAAGTGGTTTGAGTACTATTTTCCAAACTACGCCAAGGTTAAAAGCGCTTGGTTTCACAAGAAGCTGGCCAGCCTAATCACCAAGAACAAGGTAATTCGCCTACTGGCAGAGCTGTATCGGGGTGCCGGTAAATCCGTTCATATCGATATGGGCATTCCGCTCTTCCTCCTGTTCGTGCTGAAGGATTTACACTTCATGCTCCTGGTGGGGGAAACCGACGTCAAGGCAAAGAAGCTCATCTCCGGGATACAGGCACAGCTGCAGCACAACAAAAGGCTGATTAACGATTACGGGGAGCAGTTCAACTATGGAGACTGGGCGGACGGCGATTTTGTTACCAAAGGTGGCGTTCGCTTCATGGCCATCGGCTTCGGAGCCAACCCACGCGGAGCGAGGGAGGGAAGCGAACGCCCAGACTACATCGTGGTGGATGACGTTGACAACCGGCGGCACTTCAAAAATTCTCAGCTCATGTCCGAATCGGTGGACTATATCACCGAAGACGTATGGGGCTGCTTCGACAACATGGAGGGCGGTACGGAGCGCTTCGTTTACGCCAACAACAATACGCACAAGAAGAGCATAACGAACCGGCTTAAAATTTACTTTAAAAGTGCTGAAGCTAAGGCCAAGGAAGATGGTGATAAGTCATCGTTTAAGGTGCTCTCGGTTTGTGCTGTAAAGGATTTAAACACCTTTGAACCGGAGTGGCCCGAAAAGGCCTCCGCGGAGTACTGGCGTAAGAAGTTCCGCGATACCCCTTACCGCTCGTTCATGCGGGAGTTCATGCACGTGCACGTAGAGGAGGGGAAGATCTTTAAGTTTGAGTTCATGCAGTGGCGCCCTTCCCTTCGACTCGACCGGTACGACGCCCTAGTGTTCTACGGTGACCTTTCCTATAAGGATACGGCCTGCTTTAAGGGCTTGTGGCTGGTAGGTAAGCTTGGACGCGAGTTCGACATCATTCACGGATTCCTACGGCAATCATCCCGGATACAGATAGCCCGGTGGTTGTATGATTGCTATGAGGACAAGAAGCTGGCCAGGCACGCCATCAAGTATCGCATTGAGGGGCTGTTTGCCATGGACGATTTTGTGAACGATTTCGACACCGAGGGCGATGGCCGCGGATACCACATTCCGGTAGTGGCTGATAAGCGCCCAAAAGCCGATAAGGATGATCGGATTGAAGCAATGGCCGCTTTTTTTGAGCGAAGAAATGTATTCTTCAACGAGGGAGAGCGCAACAACTACGATCAGATTGAGCTAAAGGAGCAGCTCCTTTCCTTCGAGAAAGGGGGTAGCGCCGCCAAGGACGGACCCGACGCACTGGAGGGGGCCTTTGCCGAGTGCAACCGAACTGCCCGCATAGATAAGTTCGAAACAAGAACCACTCCCATTTCTGAAGTGCATAGGGGTTCTAAAAACAGATACTAGCATGAGGTTTCTAGCAGACGAAGACTACAGCGTGCAGCTGCGCACCGAGATTGCACGCATAATTGATGCCACGGAGGACCGGGTAAAACTTGTAAGGGCCGAGGGCATGGCCATCGCTCAAATCAGGAACCACCTCTCCGGGAGATATGATTGCGCAAAGATTTTCGCTCCAGCAGTGGCGGATGAGCCGGATACCCGCGACCAGTACGTTGTAATGCTGGTGATAGACCTCGCGCTATACCATCTCTGGAGCAAGGAGGCGGCGAACAATATTCCCAAGCACCGCGAGCTGCGCTACAACGATGCGCTGGAGTGGCTCAAGGATGTGCAAAATGGCAAGGATGCGGATCTACCCGCCAACACCGATAGCGCAGGTAACGAGGTAAGCGATGTTCGCATATACTCACTACGAACACAAGGTGATAACCAATACTAATACTAACGATATGGTAGCAGCAATTAAAGCCAAGCTGTGGCAGTGGCAGCTAAAACGGAAGAAAAAGCAGGCAGATAGCCTACAGCAATCCACCAACCTTCAGCACTACGTGCTTATGCATAAGGGAACGCTGCGTGTAATGAGCGCCAGGCGTATTCGGAATATGCGCAAGAAGGGAATTCTTGATAAATCTTTTGGCTGGCTGAGGCTAAACGAAATTGCGCTTTACAAAACCAAGTAGCTATGGACTTTTCAACTACATCTAAGAGCTACCTATTTGGCCTATTTAAGGCGGAAAGCAAGGCTCCTGTCAAAAGAGGAAACGGCGATAGCAGCATTATTATGCAGCTAACGAACGAGTTCTCGGATAGAGCCAGGGTGGATATACGGAAGTGGCGCGATGCGCTGGAGGCTGCCGATAACCCCGACGATCCGCGCTGGAGTACGCTGCAGGATCTCTACGCCAACCTACTCACCGATGGTCACCTCACTGCGGTAATTAACCTGCGTAAGGCGGCTACGCTTTCCAACAGGTTTATCGTGCGCGATGCCAAAACAGGAAAGGAAGTCCCGGAGCTAACCACCCTGCTGAAAACAGAGTGGTTTTACCAAATGCTGGAACACCTGCTCGACAGCGTATTCTTTAAGTATACCGTAATGGAGCTGGTGGACCCGGTGACTATGCGGTGGGCGTTAATCCCCCGGCGAAACTGTGCACCCCAACGGGGAATGGTTTACTTTGAGGTGGCAGGAACCAAGGGGGTTAACTACACCGACCCTGCTTTTTCTCGTAACATCCTGTCGCTGGAAAGCCTTAGCCCCTACGGCTTGCTCAACAACATTGTGCCCCAGCTCATCTGGAAGCGCAATGCGCAGCAAACGTGGGCTGATTTTTCGGAGCGCTTCGGCATCCCAATGATTAGCGCCGAGACCACAAAAACGGATAAGCCGAGCCTGGACAAAATTGAAAAGCAGGTTAGGGCGCTTGGCCAAGCGGCACAGGCCATTCTACCAGAGGGAACGAAAATTACCATTCACGACCAAGCGCAGAAGGGCGACCCACACAAAGTATTCCTGGAGCAAATATCGGTATCCAATGCTGAAACGAGCAAGGCCATCGTAGGCGGAACCATGGTGGTGGATTCCGGATCAAGCCGAAGCCAGAGCGAGGTGCACGAGCGCACGCTGGACGATAAGATAGCGGAGAGCGATCGCCGCATGGTGGAGTTCTTTGTCAATGGGAAACTCATTCCGTTGCTGCGCACCTATGGCTTTAAGTTTACCGACACCAGTGTATTTGAGTTCGATAGAACCGAATCGCTGAGCCTTACCGCACACTGGGATATTGTTTACGAGTTGCTCAACTACTACGAGGTAGATGAGGAGTGGGTGAGCACTACCTTTAACGTTCCCATTAAGGGAAAAAGACTGGCCCAGCCTGGCGCGTTACCCTCCGGTAAAACGCCTTCAGCAAAAGCCCCCTTTACCGCAAATTTTCAGTAGGGGACAGCCCATCGGCAACGGCTGCCCCCTTTGTTCTATACGAGCCATGTAAGCGATGCGGAGGAATGCACCCCACGGCGGAAGCTGCTATTCCTGCCGATTTTGCGCGGAACCTCTCCAGCGTAGTTAACGGGTTAGCCCGGGAGATTTGGAATGGTGGAGGCCTTACAAGCCCGAAGCTGCTAAACCTTATTGGCAGCTTGCTGCAGGGGCAGGTTGCAGCGGGGTTTGGAAAAGGATTCCCAACGGTTGACTTTTCCACCCCGGACGCGGCCATGCTCATGCGCCTCACGCGCGACGTTTGGCAGTTTGGAGCCGCAAAAAGCTACCAGCAGCTGCGCGATATGACCCTAGCGCTGAAGGATGCGGAGGGCAAGATGCGCTCGTTCCCCGATTTCAAAGAGGCGGTGAGCGGAATAGGCAGTAAGTATAACGCGGATTGGCTCAAAACAGAGTATAACCAAGCGGTAGGCGCGGCCACCATGGCGGCACGCTGGAGCGACTTCAAGCGGAATGAAAAGGATATGCCCTACCTCCGCTACAGCACCGTGGGCGATAGTTTGGTGCGGGATTCACACCGGTCGCTGGATGGTACTGTCCG contains:
- a CDS encoding glycoside hydrolase family 19 protein, which produces MANFEISTPLRIRHFIAQLAHESGSFQYVREIASGNAYEGRKDLGNVNAGDGVKFKGRGLIQITGRANYEKCSLALFGDRRLLDNPELLELPDNAVKSAAWFWQSHGLNALADKDDIRAITKRINGGYNGLVDRMAFYDIAKTSI
- a CDS encoding DUF6046 domain-containing protein, with translation MGQVNLNSIIARYQHSFGYVAANVAMIAANRLWGKLYPIPLISRPTIAGSGDEETQLFSAGDASFADMLFTNNKSGNTYGFGSYSLNASNIFYGQDGCCLAPPPMVTFSRSKNVVRTAIDRSETEVIEHFGLKPWSIKLQGILIDLSDHQYPQQLVSKLNQMFSEWGTYQAEGQLFLDLGITDVFFDADFEISFVEGFADTVKFTVSAISTQPVNFTAVGYV
- a CDS encoding DUF2586 family protein; the protein is MSIRGFELSKGTVGVSASDLEDNICGLLVNGPEVVASEGISGVVNGTVYPLTKVKDAEGLGITQAYDTANAVQVYRHISEFYRMAGEGTKLYLLVAPAAKTMKETIEAYGQALIIASKGSIFYIGVAHNPAAAYVPTYVDGLESVVREALAPAQALHDWSWNTDRPVNVFLEGRGLNAVGAAALDLRSITNGAAALIGTHISVCIGQDYGYAATLTGAGQKFADVGTLLGTKALVGVNRSVGEVESLDISSATKNRWLSAGLSNHKTIEEMDADLSDFDAKGYIFAIAYTGISGYRWSGDPVCAPILVDDDGYISVATIGQGASLNKAARLLRKKLLPKVKSTVPIDSSTGLLPTGIIKYFEGLGNEAFNNMANAGEISDGKTIVDPNSQLLSGDKALLVSFELVPTASIEKIKGTINLKTTL
- a CDS encoding head maturation protease, ClpP-related; its protein translation is MFKVEKLSQKAVITVYGFVGGYYLDYRNVSAALEDVSMAGYSKLDFRIHTYGGTVFDGNLIYNFIAGFKGEVDIYIDGVAASMGSVIIMAGVRIHIAENGFIMIHCPQGGSYGTAKVLIQGAKLLTSMEKNFKQKVLTRTGRPAEEVDALFDGTDHWFDADEAIAWKLADDKFSAKVANIPALNSDEASQLGAQAVYDRYTAALTTEHQIPKNKMNKEDLIKRYALTGVTAQSTDEEVLAAIDAKIKAGNDTAKAVTTKAIEASVDKAIEEKKITTEQRASYVARGEKLGIEELNAVLGDIKAYQPITSQLHQGGPSAQALDRKGWTWNDYQSKAPRALEEMTTKDPKTFKALYREEFGVEPEI
- a CDS encoding phage protein Gp36 family protein, whose product is MRFLADEDYSVQLRTEIARIIDATEDRVKLVRAEGMAIAQIRNHLSGRYDCAKIFAPAVADEPDTRDQYVVMLVIDLALYHLWSKEAANNIPKHRELRYNDALEWLKDVQNGKDADLPANTDSAGNEVSDVRIYSLRTQGDNQY
- a CDS encoding phage portal protein family protein, whose amino-acid sequence is MDFSTTSKSYLFGLFKAESKAPVKRGNGDSSIIMQLTNEFSDRARVDIRKWRDALEAADNPDDPRWSTLQDLYANLLTDGHLTAVINLRKAATLSNRFIVRDAKTGKEVPELTTLLKTEWFYQMLEHLLDSVFFKYTVMELVDPVTMRWALIPRRNCAPQRGMVYFEVAGTKGVNYTDPAFSRNILSLESLSPYGLLNNIVPQLIWKRNAQQTWADFSERFGIPMISAETTKTDKPSLDKIEKQVRALGQAAQAILPEGTKITIHDQAQKGDPHKVFLEQISVSNAETSKAIVGGTMVVDSGSSRSQSEVHERTLDDKIAESDRRMVEFFVNGKLIPLLRTYGFKFTDTSVFEFDRTESLSLTAHWDIVYELLNYYEVDEEWVSTTFNVPIKGKRLAQPGALPSGKTPSAKAPFTANFQ